CGTGCGCGGCATGATTGCCGGCATCAAGTCGGTGGATACGAACGGCAAGATCATCATCGGCGGCGGCGCATGGATGCACTATGGCTTCGATCAGATGCTCTGGAACGGCACGCAACCGGACGGCACGTCGGGCTATCCGAAAGTGACCTGGGACATCACCGCATGGCACTGGTACTCGGACCAGGGCGACATCACGCACGCTTGCGGCGGCACCGGCTGTCACGACATCCTCGCGACGCTGCAGCAGTTCGGCAAGCCCATCTGGATCAACGAGTTCGGCGTGCGGCCGTGGTACGGCACCGATGCGCAGGTCGCCTCGTATCTCGTCGGCAGCAAGATGATGGCCCAGTTCGCGTCGATCGCCTCGAAGTACAACATCCAGTCGATTCAGGCGTATGAGCTTTACGACGACCCGGCTGGCGGCGAAGGCAATTACGGTCTTCTCAAGAACGACGGCAAGACGGTCAAGGCCGCGTATAGCGCGTTCAAGAGCTTCGTTGCAGCGAACCCGAGGTAAGCGGCAGGCGGGCAAGGCGAAAGGGAACGCCTGCCCGTTATTTCTTTGGGCAGCCCTTCGCAAAAAGACTTTAGCGGACGCTCAAGCGTCCACGAAGACGCCGCGCGCCAATTCGCAAAAGAGCGCCGTCGTCGGGCCTTCATCGTGCTGACGCCGGCTCATGATAATGGGCGATACGACACCCCCTTCCCTCAGCGGCTTATAGACGACGCCGCGCGCGCGCAAGCCTTCGACGCTTTGCGGCACGAGCGTCACGCCCACTTGCGCGGCCACGAGCCCCAACGCCGTTTGCAGCTCGCGCACTTCATGCACCGCGCGCGGTTCCAGCGCGTGATCCCGGAACGCCGACACTTGCTGGTCCGCATAACTCGGCCGCGGCGCGCTCGGATAAACGATCAACGTTTCATCGGCAAGCGCATCCAGCGTGACCGTGTCCGATGCAGCGAGCGCATGCGTTTCAGGCAGCGCCGCGACCATTCTTTCCTCGACGAGCACTTCGCGCACGAGTTGCACGTCGTCGAAACGCAATCGCCCGAAGCCCACGTCGATCCGTCCGCCTTTGAGCGCGCCCAGCTGCTCCACGGTGAACATCTCTATCAGGGACAGCTCGATATGCGGCGCCGCCTCGCGAAAGGCGCGTATCGCACCGGGCAAAGCGCCGTAAATGGCCGAAGGCACGAAGCCGATGACGATGCGTTCCTTCAATTGCGCGAGCTTGCGCGTGAGCGGCACGAGTTCTTCGCTTCCATCGATGAGGCGCTTGGCCTGCGCATAAAAAATGCGCCCCGCTTCAGTCAGTCTTAGCGGGCGCACGCCGCGCTCGAATAGCGGCAAGCCGACGCTTTCCTCGATTTGCTGAATCTGCCGCGACAACGGCGGCTGCGTCATATGCAGCCGATTCGCGGCGCGCGTGATGTTCATTTCCTCGGCAACGGCGACGAAATAGCGAAGCTGGCGCAATTCCATTCGGATCTTTGAATTGAAAGTCGGTCATCGCAACGATACACCGCGTATCGTCGCAAGAATGAAAAAACCAACCCTGAAGGTATGAAACCAGACCGAAACGGTGTTGGACGCGCGAGCCCGACCTTCTTAACATGAGCTTCAAGGAGAAAAGCTCATGCACGCAAAAATTCAGGCCGTGGAGACGATTCTCGTCGATGTCCCGACCATCCGCCCGCATCGCCTTTCGGTCGCGACAATGAATTGTCAGACACTCGTGCTGGTCCGCATTCGATGCAGCGACGGCATCGAAGGGCTCGGCGAAGGCACGACCATCGGCGGTCTTGCATATGGCGAGGAAAGCCCCGAAAGCATCAAGGTCAACATCGATACCTATTTTGCGCCGATGATCGTCGGCATGGATGCAACGCGCCCCGGTTCGGTCATGGCCAGACTGCGCGCGACGCTTCAGGGCAACCGCTTTGCGAAGTGCGCGATAGAAACGGCGCTCTTCGACGCGCAAGCGCAACGCATCGGCGTGCCGCTGTCCGAGCTTTTCGGCGGACGCGTGACGGACAAGGTGGAAGTTGCATGGACGCTCGCAAGCGGCGACACCGCGCGCGACATCGACGAAGCCGAGCAGATGCTCGAAGCGCGCAGGCATCGCGTCTTCAAGCTGAAGATCGGCTCGCGCGCCGTTGCGGACGACGTCCGGCATGTCATCGCTATCAAGACCGCGCTCGGCGATCGCGCTGAAGTGCGCGTCGACGTAAATCAGGCATGGAACGAGACCGAGTCGATCTTCGCCGCCACACGC
The sequence above is a segment of the Caballeronia sp. Lep1P3 genome. Coding sequences within it:
- a CDS encoding muconate/chloromuconate family cycloisomerase → MHAKIQAVETILVDVPTIRPHRLSVATMNCQTLVLVRIRCSDGIEGLGEGTTIGGLAYGEESPESIKVNIDTYFAPMIVGMDATRPGSVMARLRATLQGNRFAKCAIETALFDAQAQRIGVPLSELFGGRVTDKVEVAWTLASGDTARDIDEAEQMLEARRHRVFKLKIGSRAVADDVRHVIAIKTALGDRAEVRVDVNQAWNETESIFAATRFREAQIALIEQPVDAKNRAGLERLARLSLVPIMADEALHGPADAFTIASARAADVFAVKVAQSGGLTGAAQVAGIALAANIDLYGGTMLEGAIGTMASAQLFSTFAELKWGTELFGPLLLTQEILTEPLRYADYALHLPQGKGLGIALDWERIDRLRRDTTRGASVAV
- a CDS encoding LysR family transcriptional regulator, yielding MELRQLRYFVAVAEEMNITRAANRLHMTQPPLSRQIQQIEESVGLPLFERGVRPLRLTEAGRIFYAQAKRLIDGSEELVPLTRKLAQLKERIVIGFVPSAIYGALPGAIRAFREAAPHIELSLIEMFTVEQLGALKGGRIDVGFGRLRFDDVQLVREVLVEERMVAALPETHALAASDTVTLDALADETLIVYPSAPRPSYADQQVSAFRDHALEPRAVHEVRELQTALGLVAAQVGVTLVPQSVEGLRARGVVYKPLREGGVVSPIIMSRRQHDEGPTTALFCELARGVFVDA